The following nucleotide sequence is from Pasteurella multocida.
CTGGAAAATTCTCCAGGAGACGTTTGATGCAATTATTGATGAAATATTTTGATTGTAAACCTTTCATTTACATTGTGAAGAAAAACAAGGGGTTGTATCGAGGCGTGAGTCTTTGTTTTAACCAAAGCAAAGAAGAATTACTAATTTGAGTAGCCGGAAGATTTTAACTTAATTTGTAACAGCATAGGGTCGGCGGATATCTAGGAAAATGGAGTTTTTTTGTCATTTCATTAAATTATTGTTATTTTTATCACAAAAAATTATTTTTTTGTTAACTTTGTCACATTTTATGTATTATTTTCGTGTATAATATGAGCATATCGTTCAGCTATAGTTAAATTGTCAATGAGGAAAGAAGTATGGATGCAAAGCAAATTGCACAGTTTATCGATCATACTGCGTTAACCGCGGAGAAAACGGAACAAGATATTATTCAATTATGTGATGAAGCCATTACGCATCAGTTTTGGTCAGTTTGTATTAATTCTGCCTACATTCCGTTAGCCAAACAAAAATTAGCTGGGACGCCAGTCAAAATCTGTACTGTAGTGGGTTTTCCATTGGGGGCAAATCTAAGCACGGTTAAGGCCTTTGAAACGACAGAAGCGATCAAAGCCGGGGCAGATGAAATTGATATGGTGATTAATGTCGGTTGGATTAAATCAAATAAATGGGATGCAGTAGAAAAAGATATTGCGACCGTGTTAGCTGCTTGTGCAGGAAAACCATTAAAAGTTATTTTAGAAACGTGCTTATTAAGTAAAGACGAAATTGTAAAAGCATGTGAAATTTGTAAAGCGCTCAATGTGGCGTTTGTCAAAACATCAACTGGTTTCAATCGTGGTGGGGCAACAAAGGAAGATGTTGCTTTGATG
It contains:
- the deoC gene encoding deoxyribose-phosphate aldolase encodes the protein MDAKQIAQFIDHTALTAEKTEQDIIQLCDEAITHQFWSVCINSAYIPLAKQKLAGTPVKICTVVGFPLGANLSTVKAFETTEAIKAGADEIDMVINVGWIKSNKWDAVEKDIATVLAACAGKPLKVILETCLLSKDEIVKACEICKALNVAFVKTSTGFNRGGATKEDVALMKRTVGDIGVKASGGVRDTETAIAMINAGASRIGASAGIAIIHGLQDVSSTY